A stretch of DNA from Gimesia chilikensis:
AGCATATCAAGAACTTCGCCTTCCACTCCGGTGAGTCGGTAATCCAGCCCCTTGTGTTTGACGATCAGCTTTGTGTGGTCAAAGCCCAGCTGATGGAGAATCGTCGCATGCAGATTATGCAGGTGCACGGGCTGCTCGACCGGATGGAAGCCAAGATCGTCTGTTTTCCCGATAACCGTTCCTGCCTTTACGCCGCCACCTGCCATGAGCATCGTAAAGCTGAAGGGATGGTGATCCCGTCCTTCCCGCCCCGGCGATGAGCCCCGACGGACTTCGGTCATCGGTGTCCTGCCAAATTCCGCTCCCCAGATCACCAGTGTGTCATCCAGCAGACCCCGCTGCTTGAGGTCTTTGATCAGTGCCGCACAGGGCTGATCAGTCATCTCGCAGTTCGTCTTCAGATTCTTATCCAGATTGGAATGATCGTCCCATGTTGAATGATACAACTGCACAAAGCGGACGCCACGTTCAACCATTCGGCGGGCCAGCAGTGCATTGCTGCCAAACCAGTTGGTCGTCTCATTTTCAATGCCGTACATGTCCAGCGTCGCTTTAGACTCATCACTGAAATCCAGCAGATCCGGTGCAGCCGTCTGCATGCGATACGCCAGTTCGTACGCAGCAATCCGGGATGCAATTTCCGGATCCCCGACCTGATCGAACCGTTGTGCGTTCAGATCCCGAATCGCGTTGATTCGAGCCTGCTGCATGGCCTGTGAAACCCCTTCCGGATTGGAGAGATACAAAATGGCCTCGCCCCGACTGCGGAAGGTCACCCCCCGGTAAGTGGAAGGTAGAATTCCATTGGTCCACAACGAAGAACCGCCGTCTACGCCCTTGCCCGAATTCGAAAGCAGCACAACATAGCCGGGCAGGTTTTCAGATTCACTCCCCAGCCCATAGGTCACCCAGGAGCCCATACTGGGACGGTCGAACATGGTCGAGCCGCTGTTCATCAGCATCTGGGCGGGGTGGTGGTTGCTGACGTCAGTCTGAACCGTCCGAATCATGCACAGATCATCGGCGCATGTTCCCAGGTGTGGCAGGTTATCTGAAAAATCGAGTCCCGCTGCCCCATACTTTTTGAATTTCCGAGGTGACGCCATCACCTGGGCCGTCGTTTTGATCAGAGCATCCTGAATTCCTTTCAGAAAGGACTCAGGCACCGGCTGACCGTGCAGTTTCTGTAACTGTGGTTTCGGATCGAAGAGATCCAGCTGGCTTGGACCGCCTGACATGAAAATGAAAATCACGTTTTTGGCACGAGGCTTGAAATGCGGCGTCTTAACCGCAAGAGGATTCACCGCATTCAGGGCACCGGATTCTGCCAGACCATCGCGAGCCAGCAGGCTGTTGAGCGCCACTCCCCCCAGTCCACAAGCCGTGGACTGCAGAAAGTGTCGTCGTTTCAAATTAAGCCAGGGATCAGGTGATAGCATCGCTGTCAGTCCCGTGTTATGAATTCATGCAGGTTGAGTAAGACACTCGCCACAAGCGTCCAGGCCACGTCCTGTTTTTCAGCAGGCGTTCTGTCAGCTGGCTGTTGAGCAATCTGCTTCCGATAAAGCTCCTTCAGGCGTTCCCGTTCCATTTCCAGCGGTTCTCGTGCCAGGCAGAGACGGAACGCATAGCTCATCTGTTGATCGAGGTCCCCCGAACTCTCCCGGGTAACACGTCGTCCCAGATGTTGTGCTGCTTCGTAAAAGACAGGATCGTTCAACAGAGTTAAAGCCTGCAGCGGTGTATTAGACCGATCGCGTCTGGTACAGGTCTGACTCGGATTCGGAGCATCGAAGATCACTGACTGAGCATAAGGCGAAGTCCTGAGAATCAACGTATAAAGCCCCCTGCGATAGCGATCGCTCCCCGTACTGACATCCCATGTATTGGAACCAAAGGCTTCCATCACGACGCTGTCCGGCTGGGGAGGCCGCACGCAGGGTCCCCCCAGCTCTCGAGTCAGCAAACCACTGACCGCGAGTGCCTGATCGCGCACGAGTTCGGCAGAGAGCCTCAGATTCGCCTGATGGCTCAGAAGTCGATTCGCGGGATCTTTTTCCTGCATGTCCGGTCGTGTCTTTGATGACTGTCTGTACGTCGCAGAAGTCACGATCAGGCGATGCAGGGCTTTGACATCCCAGCCACTCTCCTGAAATCGCCGTGCCAGCCGGTCCAGCAGTCGCGGATGTGAAGGACGATCCCCCTGGGTACCGAAGTCATCCGACGATATCACAATTCCTTGACCGAAATATTCCTGCCAGACACGATTCACAGTCACCCGGGCTGTGAGCGGATTTGAGTCCGAAACCAGCCAACGTGCCAGATCAAGTCGATCCGGCTTCCCTGAAGGTTGGAAAGTCGGTAAGGAACGGGGCGTCCCTGGTGCCACAGGGATTCCGGGAGAAAGATGGGAACCGCGTAGATGCACAAACGCCTGATTCGGCGTCTGCATCTCATGCATCGCGGGAGCACGCGAAACCGCCGGAAACTCGTTTCGCAAAGCAGTCAAGTTTCGAGCAAGTTCACCCAGTTTGAGTTCTTTAAAACGGGCACTGTCTACCAGATGCCCACGGGCCAGAAAGTAATCCAGCAGATCGTCGCGCTGCCTCTGTGAACGCTCTGAGGGATCCAGCTTAAGGATCTCCAGGCCTTCCTGTTGCCCCTCCCCGGATTTGACGCCCCAGACCAACCCCATCACTTCCCAGGCCCGAGCCCAGTGATGATCTTCCGCAGGGTGCTCAGAGGCATGTAGCATTTTCTGCTCCCACTCTCGCTGCAAATGTTCGAGCGGTTCGCGAATGGGATCGATGAGTGCTTGTCGTTTCTGTTGATAGAGCGTCTGTTGCGCGACCAGTTCCTGGTCTTGTAGCAAGGGAGCATCAATGTTGACTTCATAGGCTGAATTAAAAAAGGCGTAGAGCTGATAGAATTCTTTCTGGCTGATAGGATCGTACTTGTGGTTATGGCAGCGGCAGCAGTCCAGCGTAAGCCCCAGCCAAATCGTTCCCATCAGCTTGGTACGATCGACTACTTTATTGACCCGGAACTCTTCCAGGTCGGCGCCTCCTTCTCGGTTACTCAAGGTCTGGCGCAGGAAACCAGTACCAGCGTGTGCTTCAGTCGAACTTTCAGGCAACAGATCGCCGGCAATCTGCTCAATCGTAAACTGATCGAAAGGTTTGTTCTGGTTGAGTGATTGCACTACCCAGTCGCGAAACCGCCAGGCATGCGGTCGGACGGCATCGGTCAGGTATCCATCACTGTCTGCGTAATGACACAAGTCGAGCCAGGGCCGAGCCCATTTCTCACCGAAATGCGGTGACTGCAGGAGACGATCTACAAGTCGCTCATAAGCATCCGGCCGCTTATCCTGCAAAAAAGCCATTACTTCTTCTGGCGAGGGAGGCAGACCGGTCAGGTCCAAAGTGACACGACGAATGAGCGTTGTTTTGTCTGCTTCAGCTGAGGGAGTGAACTGTTCTTTTTCCAGGCGATGCAAAATGAAATAGTCTATTTCGTTCCGACACCAGTCACTTTTTCTGACTGTTGGCAGCTCTGGATTAGAAATTGTTTGAAAAGCCCAATGTGACTTCTGGGGGTTCGGTTCTGATTCATTGCCTAAGACAAGTTTTTCAGGCCAGGGGGCCCCCTGTTGAATCCACTCCCGAATCAAAGCAATCTCCCGTGCAGGCAACCGTTCTCCCTCGGGAGGCATGACTATCTTGTCAGGATGAGTCCCCGAGATCATCTGAAACAACAGGCTGCGGGCCGGCTGCTGGGGAATAACAGCTTTCCCATAATTCCCGCCAGCCAGAGTGGTCTGCCTGGTTGAGAGGGAAAAGCTGCTTTCGGGTTCTTCTCCCGAATGACATTCCAGACAATGAGTTTTCAGAATTGGGAGAATGTCTCTCGAAAACGATACTTTCTTAGCAGTCTCAGATTCTGCCAGCGCGAACTCCGGGTAGATGCTGGCACTGAGAAACCCGAAGCCGAACAACCAGTTGAGCATCATATTCCATGCTGAGAATCGGGCGTTCATCAAAACTCCTCTCAACACACAGAGGCAAAAAAAGAACGAATGGAACGAATTTAATATAACAGAACTTTTATCTGTTTAACAGTACGAAGGCCCCCTGACGAGGGGATATTTGATTCGGATCTCTATAGCAAAAAACGCTGCTGTCGGATAATGAGAGCAGCGTTTTGTTTTGCTAAGCAAAGTTATCGCGAGCAGCATTGACTGACTTCACCTAACTCCACTTATTGTCAGTGATGACCAGGGCGGGGCCTACTAGTGGATCTTCATCTGCTGGTAAAAAAGTAACCTCTGCATTACTTAACAGTTTCCCATTTGGTGAACGCCACTGATTCGCTTTCATCTACCACAGATTCTTTGCCACAACCACTAATCACAATGTTCAATAGTATCAGGCAGTAACTACGTAAGTTTATGTCACAGTCTGATCTGGCTAAATGAAAAAGAAGCTTAATCCTCTCTGGGACCGAACCCAGCATGGATTAAATATTCAATTGCGATCAGACAGAAGTCTCAGGGGACTATTACTACTTCGCCACCGCGTGGAGTACAGAGGGCCTGACATTAACTACCGTCAATATTGTTGCTGATAAACCGAACGGCGCCATCCATGAATCTAGAATGCACTCCTTCAACATCAGCACTACCTAATGTTCCAAAGCTTGTTGTGCTGTAAGTAATGTTTTGACTGTCAGGAGTCGCATCATTCCTGGTAGAGAAACCAATATTGCCGTAATTCACTGCAGAATCACTCCTGCTTCTCTCCATCAGATTCTTGCAGGAAGTAAGCCGCCCATAATTCAGGCCTGTAGAATACTCAGAAAAGATAATTGTGTTACTGGATCTGTGGGTAACATTCTGTGGTCGCATTTGAGTCATGTATACTGCGCCGGTTGTATCATCGAAGAGCCAGGAGGAAGCAAAATTTTCGTTTGAGTTCTCCTGGCCATGACGACTACATAAATCGTAACCATGATTATCACTGGCTGTTGGATAGTTGTCTTGTGCGTAACTGGCATCCTGCAGGAGCTACAGTAAAATTAATTTTGTTATTATGCGGTGTCTGATCCAGGGAAATTAATATAGGGT
This window harbors:
- a CDS encoding PSD1 and planctomycete cytochrome C domain-containing protein; this encodes MNARFSAWNMMLNWLFGFGFLSASIYPEFALAESETAKKVSFSRDILPILKTHCLECHSGEEPESSFSLSTRQTTLAGGNYGKAVIPQQPARSLLFQMISGTHPDKIVMPPEGERLPAREIALIREWIQQGAPWPEKLVLGNESEPNPQKSHWAFQTISNPELPTVRKSDWCRNEIDYFILHRLEKEQFTPSAEADKTTLIRRVTLDLTGLPPSPEEVMAFLQDKRPDAYERLVDRLLQSPHFGEKWARPWLDLCHYADSDGYLTDAVRPHAWRFRDWVVQSLNQNKPFDQFTIEQIAGDLLPESSTEAHAGTGFLRQTLSNREGGADLEEFRVNKVVDRTKLMGTIWLGLTLDCCRCHNHKYDPISQKEFYQLYAFFNSAYEVNIDAPLLQDQELVAQQTLYQQKRQALIDPIREPLEHLQREWEQKMLHASEHPAEDHHWARAWEVMGLVWGVKSGEGQQEGLEILKLDPSERSQRQRDDLLDYFLARGHLVDSARFKELKLGELARNLTALRNEFPAVSRAPAMHEMQTPNQAFVHLRGSHLSPGIPVAPGTPRSLPTFQPSGKPDRLDLARWLVSDSNPLTARVTVNRVWQEYFGQGIVISSDDFGTQGDRPSHPRLLDRLARRFQESGWDVKALHRLIVTSATYRQSSKTRPDMQEKDPANRLLSHQANLRLSAELVRDQALAVSGLLTRELGGPCVRPPQPDSVVMEAFGSNTWDVSTGSDRYRRGLYTLILRTSPYAQSVIFDAPNPSQTCTRRDRSNTPLQALTLLNDPVFYEAAQHLGRRVTRESSGDLDQQMSYAFRLCLAREPLEMERERLKELYRKQIAQQPADRTPAEKQDVAWTLVASVLLNLHEFITRD
- a CDS encoding DUF1501 domain-containing protein codes for the protein MLSPDPWLNLKRRHFLQSTACGLGGVALNSLLARDGLAESGALNAVNPLAVKTPHFKPRAKNVIFIFMSGGPSQLDLFDPKPQLQKLHGQPVPESFLKGIQDALIKTTAQVMASPRKFKKYGAAGLDFSDNLPHLGTCADDLCMIRTVQTDVSNHHPAQMLMNSGSTMFDRPSMGSWVTYGLGSESENLPGYVVLLSNSGKGVDGGSSLWTNGILPSTYRGVTFRSRGEAILYLSNPEGVSQAMQQARINAIRDLNAQRFDQVGDPEIASRIAAYELAYRMQTAAPDLLDFSDESKATLDMYGIENETTNWFGSNALLARRMVERGVRFVQLYHSTWDDHSNLDKNLKTNCEMTDQPCAALIKDLKQRGLLDDTLVIWGAEFGRTPMTEVRRGSSPGREGRDHHPFSFTMLMAGGGVKAGTVIGKTDDLGFHPVEQPVHLHNLHATILHQLGFDHTKLIVKHKGLDYRLTGVEGEVLDMLLA
- a CDS encoding DUF1559 domain-containing protein, with amino-acid sequence MQDASYAQDNYPTASDNHGYDLCSRHGQENSNENFASSWLFDDTTGAVYMTQMRPQNVTHRSSNTIIFSEYSTGLNYGRLTSCKNLMERSRSDSAVNYGNIGFSTRNDATPDSQNITYSTTSFGTLGSADVEGVHSRFMDGAVRFISNNIDGS